The candidate division KSB1 bacterium genome contains a region encoding:
- a CDS encoding tetratricopeptide repeat protein yields MRTRARSWIVLPLALVSGLTFAPCESHAVEGRTDFLSDRPAPTFDQARRRYVNAEARPFVEDLILRERFLIGLIDEIRAEVNARGWPGWPRSRQGFQLVYRRADSLSREYGAELTSMVTIFDKLDSLERQSLDLGRIDLLWAVRDLKAQVARAVDNLALETDLAQRRLFLLRRVEFELGEVVRAYDRLEGLRREATSLGRFDVVAEIDAAQETLLQAVSTWGKTEPLDPRLVDEYMYELSRLVHVLNGLDELSEAAEAWPQLAALVVDAKAKILGQLDPRVLEAFGYARFSRGDAIPLSQLLDEWKKSQWVDTELARTFHEIIYEELLDSATPAERERMLQRALDLASEAYADGQFALAELRLAHVLQSFAAYGYNLAPARFYRAECLFALCRYQEAMAEYQDLMAMRGVPPSYSALAALRLLCLAHLGQPVEVEEAYAQFLQSAATLPEQDQAAGHFLAGLWHLERGRAAEAAEALRRVPAQASIGLQGRLLLGTALARSEGLEAAKRIFQKLAELRDSPGRGFLEAQIANVALVKMGFIAYEEGDFQAAVDYLEKVRPDLPGYEEALLGLAWAYVKLGDYTSAIPAAEELRQRFQESEYAYEATVLAAHCKRILGLQEDALEDLRYVTNARTVEDLAREWGNERLRLIRTQTSLDSLERIILDRGDAQLYPQLLEAKEQCAFALWMLENPGPAGVRMLQEFNSERSRIASLMARCDRLREAAQQLGRRDVVYQTDKILHRLFRTMETYHGDLAITRVNHFIDYPLALREGTSRYVAAILDSMRLEATRESSHLRALLVQLDSLSHLARDLGRGDVALEAEFLSNRLQQVAGEVNWTQGWVASRDVRVIDADFNRWADFSGFGMSDITLTLLRDREETLARYSEFTQAIDRLLGQRKRELEQSLVLVSERIQRLELELRQLQIQERLQAQQRYFESEYFDRTTSESPLETPQKPSDGQSEAGDAAKHATRTQ; encoded by the coding sequence TTGAGGACGAGAGCACGCTCTTGGATTGTCCTGCCTCTCGCACTGGTGTCGGGGCTAACCTTCGCTCCGTGCGAAAGCCATGCCGTCGAGGGGCGCACCGATTTCCTCAGCGATCGACCCGCACCGACCTTCGACCAGGCAAGGCGCCGCTACGTGAATGCAGAGGCCAGGCCGTTTGTGGAGGATCTGATTCTGCGCGAGCGCTTCCTGATCGGCCTGATCGACGAGATCCGCGCCGAGGTGAACGCACGCGGATGGCCCGGATGGCCTCGCTCCCGTCAAGGGTTCCAGCTGGTGTATCGCCGGGCCGATAGCCTTTCGCGCGAGTATGGCGCGGAACTGACCTCCATGGTAACCATCTTCGACAAACTCGATTCCTTGGAACGGCAGTCCCTGGACCTCGGGCGGATTGACCTTCTCTGGGCTGTACGGGACCTCAAAGCTCAGGTCGCCAGGGCAGTGGACAATCTGGCCCTGGAGACAGATCTTGCCCAACGTCGACTCTTCCTTCTCCGCCGGGTCGAGTTCGAGTTAGGGGAGGTCGTGCGAGCCTACGACAGGCTCGAGGGGCTGCGCAGGGAGGCCACTTCCCTCGGGCGATTCGACGTCGTGGCCGAGATCGATGCGGCGCAGGAAACGCTGCTTCAGGCCGTCTCCACTTGGGGTAAGACCGAACCCCTGGACCCCAGGCTCGTCGACGAGTACATGTACGAGCTTTCGCGGCTTGTCCACGTCCTCAACGGGCTCGATGAGTTGAGCGAGGCGGCCGAGGCCTGGCCCCAGCTCGCCGCCTTGGTCGTCGATGCCAAAGCGAAGATCCTCGGACAGCTGGATCCCCGCGTGCTGGAAGCCTTCGGGTACGCGCGTTTCAGCCGTGGCGACGCCATCCCCTTGTCTCAGCTTCTCGACGAGTGGAAGAAGAGTCAGTGGGTAGACACCGAGCTGGCACGCACATTCCACGAGATCATCTACGAAGAGCTCCTGGACAGCGCGACCCCGGCCGAGCGGGAACGGATGCTGCAGAGGGCCCTGGATCTGGCCAGCGAAGCCTACGCCGACGGGCAGTTCGCCCTTGCCGAGTTGCGCCTCGCGCACGTCCTCCAATCCTTTGCGGCCTACGGCTATAACCTCGCACCCGCTCGATTCTATCGGGCCGAATGCCTCTTCGCCCTCTGCCGGTACCAAGAGGCCATGGCAGAGTACCAGGACCTTATGGCCATGCGCGGAGTGCCGCCCTCCTACTCCGCGCTGGCGGCTCTGCGCCTCCTCTGCCTCGCTCATTTGGGCCAACCCGTAGAGGTCGAAGAGGCGTACGCCCAGTTCTTGCAAAGCGCGGCCACCCTGCCAGAGCAGGACCAGGCAGCCGGACACTTCCTGGCCGGTCTGTGGCACCTGGAGCGGGGTCGAGCCGCTGAGGCCGCCGAGGCCCTGCGGAGAGTCCCCGCCCAGGCAAGCATTGGCTTACAGGGGCGGCTCCTTCTGGGGACCGCCCTGGCGAGATCGGAGGGCCTCGAGGCCGCCAAGCGGATCTTCCAGAAGTTGGCCGAGCTCCGCGATAGCCCGGGCCGGGGCTTTCTGGAAGCCCAGATCGCCAACGTCGCCCTTGTGAAGATGGGTTTCATCGCTTACGAAGAGGGGGATTTCCAGGCAGCCGTGGACTATCTCGAGAAGGTGCGACCGGACCTTCCCGGCTATGAGGAGGCCCTCCTCGGCCTGGCCTGGGCTTACGTCAAGCTCGGGGACTACACCAGCGCCATTCCCGCCGCGGAGGAGCTCAGGCAGCGCTTCCAGGAGTCGGAGTACGCCTACGAGGCGACCGTGCTGGCCGCCCACTGCAAACGCATCCTGGGACTCCAGGAAGACGCCCTCGAGGATCTGCGCTACGTGACGAACGCGCGCACCGTGGAGGATCTGGCGCGGGAATGGGGCAACGAACGCCTGCGGCTGATCCGGACGCAAACCTCCCTGGACAGCTTGGAGCGGATCATCCTCGACCGGGGCGATGCCCAGCTCTACCCCCAGCTCCTCGAGGCCAAGGAACAATGCGCGTTTGCGCTCTGGATGCTCGAAAATCCGGGGCCGGCGGGCGTGCGGATGCTCCAGGAGTTCAATTCCGAGCGCTCCCGGATTGCCAGCCTGATGGCCCGCTGCGATCGCCTGCGCGAGGCGGCCCAGCAATTGGGGCGTCGCGACGTCGTCTACCAGACCGACAAGATTCTACACCGTCTCTTCCGCACGATGGAAACGTACCACGGCGATCTGGCCATTACACGGGTGAACCACTTCATCGATTACCCGCTGGCGCTGCGCGAAGGGACAAGCCGCTATGTGGCCGCTATCCTGGACTCGATGCGTTTGGAGGCTACCCGGGAATCCTCTCATCTGCGCGCCCTGCTCGTCCAGCTCGATTCCCTCTCCCACCTGGCCCGGGACCTGGGCCGTGGCGACGTGGCTTTGGAAGCCGAGTTCCTCAGCAACCGGCTCCAGCAAGTGGCTGGAGAGGTGAACTGGACGCAAGGCTGGGTGGCCAGCCGGGACGTGCGAGTCATCGACGCCGACTTCAACCGCTGGGCCGATTTCTCCGGCTTTGGCATGAGCGACATTACCCTCACGCTGCTCCGCGACCGGGAGGAGACCCTGGCGCGCTATTCCGAATTCACCCAGGCCATCGACCGGCTCCTGGGCCAACGAAAGCGCGAACTCGAACAGTCCCTCGTCCTGGTCAGCGAACGGATCCAGCGCCTGGAGCTCGAGCTCCGGCAACTCCAGATCCAAGAGAGGCTCCAGGCGCAGCAGCGCTACTTCGAAAGCGAGTACTTCGATCGCACCACGTCCGAATCGCCACTTGAAACGCCCCAGAAGCCTTCGGATGGGCAATCAGAAGCAGGGGACGCGGCCAAACATGCAACGCGCACGCAATAA
- a CDS encoding fibronectin type III domain-containing protein — protein MARRSTRALGGAVVGCLCFGIWFCALGQQAHKSHEIGRLWETLTPVWSFPEYNPVSDQMCYPGGDFFFQMRKNLERRGIWIGVKDWTNKDGQFKPFYVSEGGYMNHEAPGILFPIRSRKYVRNRLPIVMVNGVQETRLLDSRAGSTRRTTLEADEQIEVTWTTDVGIQVTLNSYAFANRLHDSYIILDFTFKNTGNADQNTNTIELPNQNLHGVYFGFWFKFIPSGDMGHQQVREFDDWVHYVGNQPGDTLRGLWYCYDGDSQRDPRDDIGDPDLTTGEFLAVPYLGVGVLHADRAADDVSDDRAQPITVAYRTPRTIRSHLKGDDEFTLYTELSSGEQSRGTDTGEWAHPWMEPIQEPVVLLAFGPYEIPFGQDVRIVLYEVAGALDQQLAVQFGQDWKAGRLQWRGLTGDQAKNALVATGLDSLLQFASRAQRTWQLGLASVPDGPPAPNLNIDAGPGKVTLRWDPVHAEPDPDTGELDFAGYIVYRTEDRYTMPYRPIWRCGGDTGIPDTTTTFVDRNVTRGRNYYYYVVAYDRYGNASSHYYNRNYQYAAVPLDAPHKNLDSIYVVPNPFHAQGLAYGGTIQEDYTEIPRKEDQIMFVGLPARAVIRIFTVHGDLVAVLRHPNPDDPRSVPGSADEAWFQISSSWQTIKSGVYFYHVEGWDEEGKPLGTATGKFVVIR, from the coding sequence ATGGCCAGAAGATCGACCCGGGCGCTTGGGGGAGCTGTCGTCGGGTGCCTGTGCTTTGGGATCTGGTTTTGCGCGCTGGGCCAGCAGGCACACAAAAGCCACGAGATCGGACGCCTGTGGGAGACCTTGACTCCCGTGTGGTCCTTTCCGGAATACAACCCCGTATCGGATCAGATGTGCTATCCGGGAGGCGATTTCTTTTTCCAGATGCGGAAGAATCTCGAACGGCGCGGGATCTGGATCGGGGTGAAGGATTGGACGAACAAGGACGGCCAGTTCAAGCCGTTCTACGTGAGCGAAGGGGGATACATGAATCACGAAGCTCCTGGAATCCTCTTTCCCATCCGGAGCCGGAAATATGTGCGCAATCGCCTTCCCATCGTCATGGTCAATGGTGTGCAGGAAACGCGTCTCCTCGATTCGCGAGCGGGGTCTACCCGCAGGACGACCCTCGAAGCCGATGAGCAGATCGAAGTCACCTGGACAACGGACGTGGGGATCCAGGTGACGCTGAACTCTTATGCCTTTGCCAATCGCCTCCACGATAGCTATATCATTCTCGACTTCACCTTCAAGAACACCGGTAATGCGGATCAGAACACCAATACGATCGAGCTCCCCAATCAGAACCTGCATGGCGTGTATTTCGGGTTCTGGTTCAAGTTCATCCCAAGCGGCGATATGGGCCACCAGCAGGTGCGGGAGTTTGACGACTGGGTTCATTACGTCGGGAACCAGCCGGGCGATACGTTGCGGGGCCTGTGGTACTGCTACGATGGGGACTCGCAGCGAGACCCAAGAGATGACATCGGTGACCCCGATCTGACGACGGGGGAGTTCCTGGCCGTTCCCTACTTGGGTGTCGGGGTGCTTCACGCGGATCGCGCCGCCGACGACGTCTCCGACGACCGCGCCCAGCCGATCACCGTGGCGTATCGGACCCCGCGGACGATCCGCTCCCACCTCAAAGGGGATGACGAGTTCACCCTGTACACTGAACTCAGCTCGGGGGAGCAGAGTCGGGGCACGGACACGGGCGAGTGGGCTCACCCCTGGATGGAGCCGATCCAGGAACCGGTGGTGCTCCTGGCCTTTGGCCCGTACGAGATCCCCTTCGGGCAGGATGTCCGGATTGTGCTTTACGAAGTCGCCGGCGCTCTGGACCAGCAGCTGGCCGTGCAGTTCGGGCAGGACTGGAAGGCGGGGAGACTCCAATGGCGGGGGCTCACCGGCGACCAGGCGAAGAACGCTCTGGTGGCCACCGGTCTGGATTCGCTTCTGCAGTTCGCCTCGAGAGCTCAGCGCACCTGGCAGCTGGGACTGGCCTCCGTTCCCGACGGGCCGCCGGCGCCCAACCTCAACATCGATGCGGGCCCCGGAAAGGTGACCTTGCGGTGGGATCCGGTGCACGCTGAACCTGATCCGGATACGGGGGAGCTGGACTTCGCCGGCTACATCGTTTACCGCACCGAGGACCGCTACACGATGCCGTATCGACCGATCTGGCGCTGCGGCGGGGACACGGGCATCCCCGATACCACGACCACCTTTGTGGATCGGAACGTGACCCGCGGCCGGAACTATTACTACTACGTCGTGGCTTACGACCGGTACGGTAATGCCTCCAGCCACTACTACAACCGGAACTATCAGTACGCGGCGGTCCCCCTCGATGCCCCTCATAAGAATCTCGACTCCATCTACGTGGTGCCGAATCCTTTCCACGCTCAGGGCCTGGCCTATGGGGGGACAATCCAGGAGGATTACACGGAGATCCCGCGCAAGGAAGACCAGATCATGTTCGTCGGGTTGCCAGCGAGGGCGGTGATCCGGATCTTCACGGTACACGGCGACCTGGTGGCCGTCTTGCGCCACCCGAATCCGGACGACCCCCGGTCCGTGCCGGGGTCCGCGGACGAGGCCTGGTTCCAGATTAGCTCCAGCTGGCAAACGATCAAGAGCGGGGTCTATTTCTACCACGTTGAGGGATGGGATGAAGAGGGTAAGCCCCTCGGCACGGCGACGGGGAAGTTCGTGGTAATTCGCTGA
- a CDS encoding carboxypeptidase regulatory-like domain-containing protein codes for MRGFVCRWVLVSLVGAFCFSQVGEAGVTGKIRGVVRDQRTQEVLPGANVIIAARWIGNELAELPSPLGAATDENGEFVILNVPPGTYNVSARMMGYRPSTIEKVSVFVDRTTTLSFQLEPTVIEMKEVVVEARRDLIQVDVAGTESYITEEHYAKTPFANRIEDVLSLQSGISGNLIEGEIKIREGDTHEIGFLIDDVFMVDRKFNRPVISINPGIVQEIKIMRNGFMAEYGQARSGMINVVTKDPSEQFHFSLDYQLDPPHRPHYGRSIFDRANRWEYRLLDGPKAFEGDTLVLREGRQGIIKTWIGWNKFSQNLMRDADPSNDLTPQEAYELWKWTHRPRKYGHLAGHNVDFSLSGPVPVLPRTHFLLGGKYEFHPFFIPHARKGYDERVGSLKLVNRPREDIRIVLDGLYSEVRSVTQGTSTSKWSAEDLVSYDGGGYEIYYPYYKPVINRYTSLFGLKWVHTLTPRLFYQLNLGYFFVKWNLGRPDSARAEDGRYFHGRLYYDPQSGWIPKEKGFDDLASGYRMYGGALTWDRSYNRRYQVEGNLTYQISGSHEVKTGFQLYYDILHEDRVHWHNEDSTQKFIRYFHVKPITFAYFLQDKIEFRGMVAHVGLRLDYYSTNSDVWDVHAALSYPNNRAIFEAVRDGTYPKVRAKPLVYLSPRIGIAHPLTENSKIYFNYGHFVQECPTEAMYSSVLDYQIPRMQWLPNSQLSWQKTIAFELGYDHNIRDWLQLHVGAFYKDYHDQVSGMVYAHSDQSLIVEWASQRENREIRGIEVELRKALGRYVQGWINYNWIKKSVIDLSVPNLSQIPIITDDPSVGMHGELLGVPRPNIPYIAPNARGVVTFTLPSDWGPSVRGYRLFGGTYLSFLLYYEGGAQVRHPNSQFRDAHPNVIFRELDRYWANLRLGRYFRVLGLGGELYVDVSNILHSKYRYPPGGKAGEDYYDDLYFTGRLDKVGTDKVSDPAILRTESDNVYWARLKTVVFGLRLSR; via the coding sequence ATGAGAGGGTTTGTTTGCCGATGGGTCCTGGTGTCCTTGGTAGGGGCTTTTTGTTTTTCACAAGTCGGCGAGGCGGGGGTCACGGGGAAAATCCGGGGCGTGGTACGCGATCAGCGGACGCAGGAGGTTTTGCCGGGCGCCAACGTCATCATCGCTGCCCGATGGATCGGCAATGAGCTGGCTGAACTACCTTCGCCCCTCGGTGCGGCGACCGACGAGAATGGGGAATTCGTTATCCTCAATGTGCCGCCCGGGACGTACAACGTAAGCGCCCGGATGATGGGCTATCGGCCCTCCACGATCGAGAAGGTGAGCGTGTTCGTGGATCGTACCACCACGCTGAGTTTCCAATTGGAGCCGACCGTGATCGAGATGAAGGAAGTGGTGGTGGAGGCCAGGCGCGATCTGATCCAGGTCGATGTGGCCGGCACCGAGAGCTACATCACTGAAGAGCACTACGCCAAGACCCCCTTCGCCAATCGCATCGAAGATGTATTGAGTCTCCAGTCCGGCATCTCCGGGAACCTGATCGAAGGCGAGATCAAGATCCGGGAGGGGGACACCCACGAGATCGGTTTCCTGATCGACGATGTCTTCATGGTGGACCGGAAGTTCAATCGGCCGGTTATCTCCATCAATCCGGGGATCGTGCAGGAGATCAAGATTATGCGCAACGGGTTCATGGCCGAATACGGCCAGGCCCGATCGGGGATGATCAACGTGGTCACCAAGGACCCGAGCGAGCAGTTTCACTTCAGCCTTGACTACCAGCTGGATCCTCCCCACCGTCCCCATTACGGGCGGAGTATCTTCGACCGAGCCAATCGCTGGGAGTATCGGCTGCTGGATGGCCCAAAGGCTTTCGAGGGTGACACCCTGGTGCTGCGGGAAGGGCGGCAGGGGATCATTAAGACCTGGATCGGCTGGAACAAGTTCTCTCAGAACCTGATGCGGGACGCCGACCCAAGCAACGACCTCACTCCCCAAGAGGCGTACGAGCTCTGGAAATGGACGCACAGACCTCGTAAGTACGGCCACTTGGCGGGGCACAATGTGGACTTCAGCCTGTCCGGGCCCGTCCCCGTTCTGCCGCGGACACATTTTCTCCTGGGCGGCAAGTACGAATTCCATCCGTTTTTTATTCCCCATGCCCGAAAGGGTTACGACGAGCGGGTGGGGTCCCTGAAGCTCGTGAACCGCCCCCGGGAGGACATCAGGATTGTGCTTGACGGCCTCTATTCGGAGGTCCGTTCGGTAACCCAGGGAACCTCGACGAGCAAATGGAGCGCCGAGGATCTGGTCTCGTACGACGGAGGGGGCTATGAGATCTATTACCCCTACTACAAGCCGGTCATCAACCGCTACACCAGCCTCTTCGGCCTCAAGTGGGTGCATACCCTGACGCCTCGCCTGTTCTACCAGCTGAACCTGGGATACTTCTTCGTGAAGTGGAACTTGGGACGTCCGGATTCAGCGCGCGCGGAGGACGGGCGCTATTTCCATGGCAGACTCTACTACGACCCCCAATCCGGGTGGATCCCCAAGGAGAAGGGGTTCGACGACCTCGCCAGTGGCTACCGGATGTACGGGGGCGCGCTTACCTGGGACCGGTCCTACAACCGGCGCTACCAGGTGGAAGGGAACCTGACTTATCAGATCTCGGGTAGCCACGAGGTCAAGACGGGATTTCAGCTCTACTACGACATCCTACACGAGGACCGCGTACACTGGCACAATGAGGATTCCACGCAGAAGTTCATCCGTTACTTCCACGTGAAGCCGATCACCTTCGCCTATTTCCTGCAGGACAAGATCGAGTTTCGGGGGATGGTCGCGCATGTGGGCCTACGTCTGGATTACTATTCCACAAACAGCGACGTGTGGGATGTGCATGCCGCCCTCTCCTACCCCAATAATCGCGCCATTTTCGAGGCCGTGCGCGACGGGACCTACCCGAAAGTGCGTGCCAAACCTCTTGTCTATCTGAGCCCCCGGATCGGCATCGCTCATCCCCTCACCGAGAACAGCAAGATCTACTTCAACTACGGACACTTCGTACAGGAGTGCCCAACTGAAGCGATGTACTCCTCCGTGCTCGACTACCAGATCCCGAGAATGCAGTGGCTCCCCAATAGCCAGCTGTCGTGGCAGAAGACCATTGCCTTCGAATTGGGTTACGACCACAACATCCGCGACTGGCTGCAGCTCCACGTGGGCGCTTTCTACAAGGACTACCACGACCAGGTGAGCGGCATGGTCTACGCCCACTCCGATCAGAGTCTGATTGTGGAGTGGGCCAGTCAACGAGAAAACCGTGAGATTCGTGGAATCGAGGTCGAGTTGCGGAAGGCCCTCGGGCGCTATGTCCAGGGGTGGATCAACTACAACTGGATCAAGAAAAGCGTGATCGATCTTTCGGTGCCCAATCTGAGCCAGATCCCCATCATTACCGACGACCCCTCGGTGGGAATGCATGGCGAGCTACTGGGCGTGCCCAGGCCCAATATTCCGTACATTGCTCCTAACGCGCGCGGTGTGGTGACGTTCACGCTTCCGTCGGACTGGGGGCCAAGTGTGCGAGGCTACCGTCTATTTGGGGGCACTTACTTGAGTTTCCTCCTCTACTATGAGGGCGGTGCCCAGGTGCGACACCCCAACAGCCAGTTCCGGGACGCCCATCCTAATGTCATCTTCAGGGAACTGGACCGTTATTGGGCTAACCTGCGCCTGGGGCGGTACTTCCGGGTGCTGGGTCTGGGCGGCGAATTGTACGTGGACGTGAGCAACATCCTGCACAGCAAGTACCGCTATCCCCCGGGAGGAAAGGCTGGAGAGGACTATTACGATGACCTCTACTTCACGGGTCGGCTGGACAAGGTAGGCACCGACAAAGTTTCCGACCCGGCCATCCTGCGAACCGAATCGGACAACGTTTATTGGGCGAGGCTGAAAACGGTGGTTTTCGGCCTGAGGCTCAGCCGATAA